One Globicephala melas chromosome 6, mGloMel1.2, whole genome shotgun sequence genomic window carries:
- the TRIM35 gene encoding E3 ubiquitin-protein ligase TRIM35 isoform X1 yields MEAGPALSPGPSRSFKEELLCAVCYDPFRDAVTLRCGHNFCRGCVTRCWEVQVAPTCPVCKDRAAPADLRTNHTLNNLVEKLLREEAEGARWTGHRSPRLCRLHRGQFNLFCLDDKELLCCSCQTDPRHQGHRVQPVKDTAHDFRAKCRNMEHALREKAKAFWAMRRSYEAIAKHNQVEASWLEGRIRQEFDKLREFLRVEEQAILDAMAEEARQKQLLAEEKMKRLAEDTEALAHEIERLQMEMKEDDVSFLMKHKSRKRRLFCTMEPEPVQPGMLIDVCKYLDSLQYRVWRKMLVCVESVPFSFDPNTAAGWLSVSDDLTSVTNHGYRVQVENPERFSSAPCLLGSCVLSQGSHAWEVDLGALPSWRVGVVRMRQDAGAEGHSHSCYHDTRSGFWYVCRTQGVDGDHCVTSDPATSPLVPAIPRRLRVELECEEGELSFYDAERHCHLYTFHARFGEVRPYFYLGGSRGDGPPEPLRICPLRITVKEELDG; encoded by the exons ATGGAAGCGGGGCCCGCCTTGTCCCCCGGGCCTTCCCGATCTTTCAAGGAGGAGCTGCTCTGCGCCGTCTGCTACGACCCCTTCCGTGACGCCGTGACTCTGCGCTGCGGCCACAACTTCTGCCGCGGGTGCGTGACCCGCTGCTGGGAGGTGCAGGTGGCACCCACCTGCCCGGTGTGCAAGGACCGCGCGGCCCCCGCCGACCTGCGCACCAACCACACCCTCAATAACCTCGTGGAGAAGCTGCTGCGCGAGGAGGCCGAGGGCGCGCGCTGGACCGGCCACCGCTCTCCGCGCCTCTGCCGCCTGCACCGCGGCCAGTTCAACCTCTTCTGTCTTGACGACAAGGAGCTGCTGTGCTGCTCGTGCCAGACCGACCCCCGGCACCAGGGGCACCGCGTGCAGCCGGTGAAGGACACTGCCCACGACTTTCGG GCCAAGTGCAGGAACATGGAACACGCGCTGCGGGAGAAAGCCAAGGCCTTCTGGGCCATGCGGCGCTCCTACGAGGCCATCGCCAAGCACAATCAG GTGGAGGCTTCTTGGCTGGAAGGGCGAATCCGGCAGGAGTTTGACAAGCTTCGAGAGTTCTTGAGAGTGGAGGAGCAGGCTATCCTGGATGCCATGGCCGAGGAGGCCAGGCAGAAGCAGCTTCTGGCCGAGGAAAAGATGAAGCGGCTGGCGGAAGACACGGAGGCCCTGGCCCATGAGATTGAGCGGCTGCAGATGGAGATGAAGGAGGATGACGTTTCCTTTCTCATG aaacacAAGAGCCGAAAACGCCG CCTCTTCTGCACGATGGAGCCAGAGCCTGTCCAGCCTGGTATGCTCATCGACGTTTGCAAGTACCTGGACTCCCTGCAGTACCGAGTCTGGAGGAAGATGCTCGTGTGTGTCGAATCTG TGCCTTTCAGCTTTGATCCCAACACTGCGGCTGGCTGGCTGTCCGTGTCAGACGACCTCACCAGTGTCACCAACCACGGCTACCGGGTCCAGGTGGAGAATCCGGAGCGCTTCTCATCGGCACCCTGCCTGCTGGGCTCCTGCGTCTTGTCGCAGGGCTCGCATGCCTGGGAGGTGGACCTGGGGGCACTGCCGAGCTGGCGCGTGGGCGTGGTGCGGATGCGCCAGGACGCGGGCGCCGAGGGCCACTCGCACAGCTGCTACCACGACACGCGCTCGGGCTTCTGGTACGTGTGCCGCACACAGGGCGTGGACGGCGACCACTGCGTGACCTCGGACCCCGCCACATCGCCCCTGGTCCCCGCCATCCCGCGCCGCCTGCGCGTGGAGTTGGAGTGCGAGGAGGGTGAGCTGTCCTTCTACGACGCGGAGCGCCACTGCCACCTGTACACCTTCCACGCCCGCTTCGGGGAGGTACGGCCCTACTTCTACCTGGGCGGCTCGCGGGGGGACGGGCCCCCCGAGCCGCTGCGCATCTGCCCCCTGCGCATCACCGTCAAGGAGGAGCTGGATGGCTGA
- the TRIM35 gene encoding E3 ubiquitin-protein ligase TRIM35 isoform X2 yields MEAGPALSPGPSRSFKEELLCAVCYDPFRDAVTLRCGHNFCRGCVTRCWEVQVAPTCPVCKDRAAPADLRTNHTLNNLVEKLLREEAEGARWTGHRSPRLCRLHRGQFNLFCLDDKELLCCSCQTDPRHQGHRVQPVKDTAHDFRAKCRNMEHALREKAKAFWAMRRSYEAIAKHNQVEASWLEGRIRQEFDKLREFLRVEEQAILDAMAEEARQKQLLAEEKMKRLAEDTEALAHEIERLQMEMKEDDVSFLMPLLHDGARACPAWYAHRRLQVPGLPAVPSLEEDARVCRIW; encoded by the exons ATGGAAGCGGGGCCCGCCTTGTCCCCCGGGCCTTCCCGATCTTTCAAGGAGGAGCTGCTCTGCGCCGTCTGCTACGACCCCTTCCGTGACGCCGTGACTCTGCGCTGCGGCCACAACTTCTGCCGCGGGTGCGTGACCCGCTGCTGGGAGGTGCAGGTGGCACCCACCTGCCCGGTGTGCAAGGACCGCGCGGCCCCCGCCGACCTGCGCACCAACCACACCCTCAATAACCTCGTGGAGAAGCTGCTGCGCGAGGAGGCCGAGGGCGCGCGCTGGACCGGCCACCGCTCTCCGCGCCTCTGCCGCCTGCACCGCGGCCAGTTCAACCTCTTCTGTCTTGACGACAAGGAGCTGCTGTGCTGCTCGTGCCAGACCGACCCCCGGCACCAGGGGCACCGCGTGCAGCCGGTGAAGGACACTGCCCACGACTTTCGG GCCAAGTGCAGGAACATGGAACACGCGCTGCGGGAGAAAGCCAAGGCCTTCTGGGCCATGCGGCGCTCCTACGAGGCCATCGCCAAGCACAATCAG GTGGAGGCTTCTTGGCTGGAAGGGCGAATCCGGCAGGAGTTTGACAAGCTTCGAGAGTTCTTGAGAGTGGAGGAGCAGGCTATCCTGGATGCCATGGCCGAGGAGGCCAGGCAGAAGCAGCTTCTGGCCGAGGAAAAGATGAAGCGGCTGGCGGAAGACACGGAGGCCCTGGCCCATGAGATTGAGCGGCTGCAGATGGAGATGAAGGAGGATGACGTTTCCTTTCTCATG CCTCTTCTGCACGATGGAGCCAGAGCCTGTCCAGCCTGGTATGCTCATCGACGTTTGCAAGTACCTGGACTCCCTGCAGTACCGAGTCTGGAGGAAGATGCTCGTGTGTGTCGAATCTGGTGA